DNA from Stenotrophomonas bentonitica:
TCGGGCGGGTGCGGGGCGCTGCATCGTGGAGGGGTTCATCGATTTCGATTATGAGATCACGCTGCTGACGGTGCGGCATGCGGGTGGGACGTCGTTCTGTGCGCCGATCGGGCATTGGCAGAAGGATGGCGATTACCGCGAGAGCTGGCAGCCGCAGCCGATGTCGCCGGCGGCACTGGCGCGTGCGGAGGAGATTTCGCGGGCGATCACCGACGACCTGGGCGGTTGGGGATTGTTCGGGGTGGAGTTGTTCGTGAAGGGCGACGAGGTGTGGTTCAGCGAGGTGTCGCCGCGCCCGCACGACACGGGGCTGGTGACGCTGGCGTCGCAGGAGCTGAGCGAGTTCGCGCTGCATGCGCGGGCGATCCTGGGCCTGCCGATTCCGCTGATCCGCCAGAGCGGTCCGTCGGCGTCGTGCGCGATGCTGGCGCACGGCGAGGGCGTGCCGGTGTTCGGGAACGTGGAGGCTGCGTTGGTGCATCCGGACACGGCGCTGCGCCTGTTCGGGAAGCCGAGCGTGCATGGGCATCGGCGCGTCGGTGTTACGTTGGCGCGCGGCTCGGACGTTGATGAGGCGCGGAAGATTGCGCGCGAGGCCGCAGAGGCTATTTCGATCGAGTTGCGCGCGTAACGCCGTTAGCGTCTCTGTTTCTACGTGTTGGGGCGACCGTCGGGCAGCCCCGCTCCGAGATATCGCGTGCCTTCGGCCCGCGATATCCGAGCATTCCACCTTAACCCCGCGCCTTCGGCGCGCCCCCTTCAACAAGAAGGGGGCTTTCCTCCAGATGGTTCGGTGGCGCCGCCGTGATCTGACACGCATGGCGTGTCACTACGCGGATGCTCCCTTGGTAGGGTTGGGTCCCAACCAACCGCACGCACACATCCCGCGCCCGGTAACGCATTCAAACAATCGAAACTTCGCTTTTACCGCACGTCGACCCATACCAAATGGTGGTCGCTGCCATCTGCGATCTTCGCTTCGGGCGTTTCATTCGCTGGCCAGAACACGCCGCTGCCGATGTAACTGAACCCCACCGACGGCAGCACGTAATCCAGGCGCATGGTGCCGGACTTCGGGCCGAAATCGCCGGTGGCGTGGAACGGGGCGCCCTTCCGGACGATGCCCTTTTCGGCGTACGCCAGGCTGGTCTGTTCGGCACCGACGCTGCGCGGGGTGGGGTAACGCAGCACGCGCGGGTTTTCGATCAATTCGACAATGCCGTCATGGCGGCCATCGCCGTCGACGGGATCGTTGTTGAGGTCGCCGAGGATCACGAAGCGGGCGTCCTGGGCGAGGCCGCCGCACTGGCCGTGGTCGTCGCAGAGCCACGGCTTGTCGCCGGCGGAGAGGTATTCCTGCCACAGGCGCAGTTCGTCGTGGTTGCGCGCGGCGTTGCGCTTTTCGGGGCCGTCGAACACGGGCGGGGTGGGGTGCGAGACCAGGG
Protein-coding regions in this window:
- the purT gene encoding formate-dependent phosphoribosylglycinamide formyltransferase; translated protein: MITLGTPLSPSATRVLLLGSGELGKEVAIELQRLGVEVIAADRYENAPAMQVAHRSHVIDMLDAMALRALIAAEKPHLIVPEIEAIHTETLVQLEQETGQRVVPTARAARLTMDREGIRRLAAETLGLPTSPYRFVDTEAEYRAAVAAIGLPCVVKPVMSSSGKGQSTLRSEDDIAAAWEYAQTGGRAGAGRCIVEGFIDFDYEITLLTVRHAGGTSFCAPIGHWQKDGDYRESWQPQPMSPAALARAEEISRAITDDLGGWGLFGVELFVKGDEVWFSEVSPRPHDTGLVTLASQELSEFALHARAILGLPIPLIRQSGPSASCAMLAHGEGVPVFGNVEAALVHPDTALRLFGKPSVHGHRRVGVTLARGSDVDEARKIAREAAEAISIELRA